CCTCATCCGCCAGGCAATCCAATTCGGCGTCTTCGACAGGGTGCGCGAGTGGATGACGGGCATGGGGGCGGCGATGGACGTTCTCGAGGGGCTCGGTGACGAATACCCCGAGGGCCTTTGGGCGTCGGGTCGGTACTGGTTCCAGTACCCGGACAACGAGACCAACCGGAGCTTCGTCCAGCGCTTTTACCGGCGGTGGGGCAAGTACCCGCACTACGTGTCGGAGGCAGGGTATTCGGCAGTCTACACGATCAAGGCGGCCGTCGAGAAAACCGGGAGCCTCGCGACGGAGGACTTCATCCGAGCCGTCGAGGGCCTGGAACTGGAGACTCCGGCCGGCCGGCGGTTCTTCCGCAAAGAAGACCACCAGGCCGTGTACCAGGTACCTTGGGGGCGCATCACCCACAGCCGGGACTATCCTATGCCAGTGCTGAAGGACCTCAAGGTCTTCCCGGCCTCAGAGTACTATCGCTGGCCGCCATTCGAGAAGATCGGCGCTTGAAGGCTGCGGGCTGCCGGCACCGGCCGATGGTCGAGCCGGCAGCCTCCCTGAAACTGGAGGCGAGCGTCCGTGGCCCAGGCCATCCTCTATCAGGCCCTTGTTGGCGTCAGCCAGGGCATGTACGTCTGGCTGACATCGGCAGGGTTGACCCTCATCTTCGGAGTGCTCGGTGTCCTCAACTTCGCGCATGGCGCGTTTTACATGCTGGGCGCCTACGTCGCGTTCTTCGCGCTGCGAAGCCTGGGCCTCAACTTCTGGGCCGGGCTGCTGCTGGCTCCCCTGGCGGTGGCCATTGCGGGGGCGGTGGCGGAGCGTGCGCTTGTGAGCCGCACCTACGCGCTCGCTCACGGATACCAGTTGCTGCTCACCTTCGGGCTGGCGCTCATCTTCGATGACCTGGTCAAGCTCGTGTGGGGTCCGGTGTACCAATCGGTTCCGTCGCCCAGGTTTTTGCGGGGAGCGGTCTGGATCGCTGGTCAGCCTTTCGCTCGCTTCAACTTGTTCCTGGTAGGGGTCGGCGTTCTGGTAGCGGGGGCCTTGTGGCTTTTCCTGCATCGAACGACATGGGGGAAGTTCATCCGGGCGGCCGCCGCCGACCGCGACATGGCGGCCGCTCTCGGTCTCAATGTCCGCAACATCTACACGGTTGTCTTCGCCATCGCCTGCTGGCTGGCGGCCCTCGGGGGCGCGCTCTCCGCGGTCACCCAGCCGGCATCCCCCGGCATGGGCGACGCCATTATCATCCAGGCGTTTGTGGTGGCGGTCATCGGTGGGCTCGGGAACCTCCTCGGGGCGTTCGTGGGCTCCGTTCTCATCGGCGTGCTGCACGCACTGGGGGTTTTCTTCGTGCCGGTCTTCGAGCAGGCCCTCATCTTTCTGCTGATGGCTGCCGTCTTCATCTGGCGGCCCACAGGGCTGTTCGCACGGGCCGGAGCGTAGGGCCGGACGAGAGCCTAGGACCGGCGGGAGGTCGTTGACATTGGTCGGGCGCCTTTCGACCGTGTTTCAGCGTGGCGAGCGGCTTGCTGTCCCGCTGGGCCTTGCGGCGGTGGCGGCCGGCGCCGTGGGGCTTGCCGCGGTGCCGCTGGTCGCCTCACGCTTCTACGTCTACTTCGTCATGCAGATGATGGTCCTCGGCATGTTCGCCCTGGCCTTCAATTTGCTCTACGGCCACGCCGGGCTGCTTTCGTTCGGGCATGCGGCCTTCTACGCTACCGGCGCCTATGTGGCGGGGCTCGCCTTGAAACACGGCGGCGTCTCCATCCTGCCAGCCGTGGCGGGAGGCGTGGCGGCTGCGGCGGCGCTGGGCCTCGTGGTGGGGTTCTTTTCGGTGCGGCACACGGACATCTACTTTTCAATGCTCACACTCGCCTTCGGCCAAATGGTTTACTCGTTGGCCTGGAAATGGGTGGCCGTCACCGGAGGCGACAACGGGCTCATCGGCATCCCGAGAGCGCCTCTGGTGCTGCTCCCCGGTGTTCGGGTGCCGCTCGACTCGTTGTTCCACTACTACTATCTCGTGCTCGCCGCGTTCGTCGCCAGCGTATGGATCCTCCACCGGCTGAGCCGCTCCCCCTTCGGACTCACTCTTAACGGGCTGCGGGAGAACGCGGAGCGCGTGGCCTTCTCGGGCATTTCGGTGCGGCGGGTAAAACTCGTCGCATTCGTCATATCGGCGGCGGTGGCCGGCCTTGCCGGGTCGCTCGTGGCGCCCCTGGAAAATACCGTGTCGCCGGCGGCAGCGCACTGGACCAAGTCAGCCGAACCCGTCCTCGCCTCTCTGATCGGGGGCACCCGCACTTTCGCCGGGCCCGTGGTGGGTGCGGCCGTTTTCATGGCCCTCAAAGAAGCCATCGAGCGACGCACCGAATACTGGCTCGTCGCGCTGGGAGTAGCGCTGGTAGCCATCGTCCTCGGGTTTCGCTCGGGTATTCTCGGCACGCTGGCGGGGCTGTTGCACAAAGCGGTGCCGGCGCCTTCCAACGGTTCGGTGGCGGCGCGGGCAGGCGAGGGAACCGAGGCGGGTGAGGGAGCCACCCCTCGCCTTGGACACGGGGAGTGAACGAGCATGGCGCTCTTGGAAACGCACGGCGTCACCAAGATCTTCGGGGACCTGCGGGCTGTCGACGGGGTGAGCCTTTCGTTCGATGCAGGCAGCGTCACCTCCATCATAGGCCCCAACGGCGCAGGCAAGACCACGTTCGTCAATGTACTCACAGGACGGTTGCCCCTTGACGCGGGGCGGGTGGTCTTCCGGGGCCATGACATCTCGACCTGGCCCCCACAGACACGCGTGCGGCTCGGCATTGCCCGTTCCTTCCAGATCACCAGCGTTTTCCCCGAGTTAACCGTGCAGGAGAACCTCGCCATCCCGGTGCTCAGCCGGACGGGCCGAGCCTGGCGGAGCGGCGGGTGGCTCTGGAAAGACGTCCTGG
This Bacillota bacterium DNA region includes the following protein-coding sequences:
- a CDS encoding branched-chain amino acid ABC transporter permease: MAQAILYQALVGVSQGMYVWLTSAGLTLIFGVLGVLNFAHGAFYMLGAYVAFFALRSLGLNFWAGLLLAPLAVAIAGAVAERALVSRTYALAHGYQLLLTFGLALIFDDLVKLVWGPVYQSVPSPRFLRGAVWIAGQPFARFNLFLVGVGVLVAGALWLFLHRTTWGKFIRAAAADRDMAAALGLNVRNIYTVVFAIACWLAALGGALSAVTQPASPGMGDAIIIQAFVVAVIGGLGNLLGAFVGSVLIGVLHALGVFFVPVFEQALIFLLMAAVFIWRPTGLFARAGA
- a CDS encoding branched-chain amino acid ABC transporter permease; this translates as MVGRLSTVFQRGERLAVPLGLAAVAAGAVGLAAVPLVASRFYVYFVMQMMVLGMFALAFNLLYGHAGLLSFGHAAFYATGAYVAGLALKHGGVSILPAVAGGVAAAAALGLVVGFFSVRHTDIYFSMLTLAFGQMVYSLAWKWVAVTGGDNGLIGIPRAPLVLLPGVRVPLDSLFHYYYLVLAAFVASVWILHRLSRSPFGLTLNGLRENAERVAFSGISVRRVKLVAFVISAAVAGLAGSLVAPLENTVSPAAAHWTKSAEPVLASLIGGTRTFAGPVVGAAVFMALKEAIERRTEYWLVALGVALVAIVLGFRSGILGTLAGLLHKAVPAPSNGSVAARAGEGTEAGEGATPRLGHGE